From the genome of Acetomicrobium thermoterrenum DSM 13490, one region includes:
- a CDS encoding ribosomal L7Ae/L30e/S12e/Gadd45 family protein, which translates to MPLQELAAGKRVVGARSVYRKLIKSEIVKVFVARDAEKKVIESVLKEAEARSIPVEWADDSKILGRACLIERPAAVAGLLIDRRINNIR; encoded by the coding sequence GTGCCCTTACAGGAGCTGGCTGCAGGCAAACGCGTAGTTGGTGCCAGAAGCGTCTATAGGAAGTTGATCAAGTCGGAGATCGTAAAAGTATTCGTCGCACGTGATGCCGAAAAAAAGGTCATCGAATCGGTGCTCAAAGAGGCGGAAGCGAGGAGCATCCCGGTGGAATGGGCGGATGACTCTAAGATATTAGGAAGGGCCTGTTTGATCGAGAGGCCGGCGGCAGTAGCCGGCTTATTAATAGATCGAAGAATCAATAATATAAGATAG
- the rpsL gene encoding 30S ribosomal protein S12, protein MATINQLIRQGRKEKKKRSGAPALQGNPQKRGVCTRVYTVTPKKPNSALRKVARVRLTNGIEVTAYIPGIGHNLQEHSVVLVRGGRVKDLPGVRYHIVRGALDCGGVENRRQGRSKYGVRKPK, encoded by the coding sequence GTGGCTACTATCAATCAGCTAATACGCCAAGGGCGTAAGGAGAAGAAGAAGCGATCCGGTGCTCCGGCATTGCAGGGTAATCCGCAAAAGAGAGGAGTTTGCACGAGGGTCTATACCGTTACACCAAAGAAGCCAAACTCCGCCTTGAGGAAAGTGGCTCGTGTGAGGCTGACGAACGGCATAGAGGTTACGGCCTATATTCCCGGGATTGGCCATAATTTGCAGGAGCACTCGGTGGTATTGGTTCGCGGAGGGCGCGTCAAGGACCTTCCCGGCGTTCGTTATCACATTGTGCGCGGGGCTCTTGATTGCGGCGGAGTCGAAAATCGCCGTCAAGGAAGGTCTAAGTACGGCGTAAGAAAACCTAAATAG
- the rpsG gene encoding 30S ribosomal protein S7 gives MPRKGHVTKRKVYPDPLYKNEAIAKFIHCVMYDGKKSIAERIVYGALEVAAKRLNVSPDEVFDKALENVKPLIEVRPRRVGGATYQVPVEVDPARAQALAIRWIINSARSRKGIPMIERLAREFVDAYKGEGSAVKKREDTHRMAEANRAFAHYRW, from the coding sequence ATGCCGCGAAAGGGGCATGTGACTAAAAGGAAGGTTTACCCCGATCCTTTATATAAGAACGAAGCAATAGCCAAGTTTATTCATTGCGTCATGTACGATGGTAAGAAAAGCATTGCCGAACGGATAGTATATGGAGCCTTGGAAGTGGCCGCAAAGAGGTTAAACGTATCTCCCGATGAGGTTTTCGATAAAGCTTTGGAGAACGTTAAACCCCTGATAGAGGTCAGGCCGCGGAGGGTCGGAGGAGCTACTTATCAGGTTCCAGTGGAAGTAGATCCCGCCAGAGCTCAGGCCTTGGCGATAAGGTGGATAATAAACAGCGCCAGATCTCGTAAAGGCATTCCTATGATCGAGCGCCTTGCCAGGGAATTTGTAGATGCTTACAAGGGAGAAGGATCAGCGGTAAAGAAACGGGAAGATACCCACAGAATGGCTGAAGCAAACCGAGCTTTTGCCCATTATCGCTGGTAA
- the fusA gene encoding elongation factor G encodes MSDAGIDIRKIRNIGIAAHIDAGKTTTSERILFYTGKIHRIGEVHEGAATMDFMDQERERGITISSAATTCYWKEYMVNLIDTPGHVDFTMEVERSLRVLDGAVAVFCAVGGVEPQSETVWRQLDKYRVPRIAFVNKMDRVGANFFDVMEQIKERLGANPVPIQLPMGAEDAFKGIIDLITMQAIEYADELGTRLELEEIPQAFLAEAKKWRERLIEALAEVDDEIMESYLEGREISEESIKRALRFGTISLKLVPMLCGSALKNKGIQLLLDAVIDYLPSPLDIPPVKGVDPRTGEEVVRHTDAEAPFTALAFKVLVDPYVGRVVYTRIYSGKLHTGMSVLNTNTGKKERIGRILRVHANKREDIESALAGTIVAIPGLKNTRTGDTLCDEKEPVVLEGMNIPEPVISLAIEPASKADQVKLSKGLAALAEEDPTFRVAIDHETGQTIISGMGELHLEIIVDRLRREFGVDVRVGKPQVAYREAIKRPARGEGKFIRQSGGRGQYGHVVFEIEALPGHRGYEFEDRIVGGVIPKEFIPAVQKGVEEALTSGVVGGYPVIGIKVALVDGSFHEVDSSEMAFKIAASMAFKEAMKKADPVLMEPIMEVEVVTPEEYLGDVMGDLSSRRGRIEGMATRSGAKVVKAYVPLSEMFGYASALRNKTSGRATFTMKFSHYEEVPSEVAEKLLASAS; translated from the coding sequence ATGAGCGATGCAGGAATAGATATTCGCAAAATACGCAATATTGGCATAGCAGCGCATATAGATGCAGGCAAAACGACGACATCGGAGCGCATTCTTTTTTATACGGGAAAAATACATAGAATAGGCGAGGTGCACGAAGGCGCCGCTACGATGGACTTCATGGATCAGGAGCGCGAAAGGGGCATTACCATATCCTCGGCAGCTACGACATGCTACTGGAAGGAATATATGGTCAATTTGATTGATACGCCCGGGCACGTGGACTTTACTATGGAAGTGGAAAGATCGCTCAGGGTGTTGGATGGAGCGGTTGCCGTCTTTTGCGCTGTAGGAGGAGTTGAACCGCAGTCAGAAACGGTTTGGCGCCAGTTGGACAAGTACAGGGTTCCCAGAATTGCTTTCGTGAACAAGATGGACAGGGTGGGCGCAAATTTCTTCGACGTTATGGAACAGATTAAGGAACGGTTAGGGGCTAACCCCGTTCCCATACAGCTGCCAATGGGCGCCGAAGATGCCTTTAAGGGCATCATCGACCTCATAACGATGCAGGCAATCGAGTACGCCGACGAGCTTGGAACCCGCTTGGAGTTGGAAGAGATACCTCAGGCTTTTCTGGCAGAGGCCAAAAAGTGGCGTGAGCGCCTGATAGAGGCCTTAGCCGAAGTTGACGACGAAATCATGGAATCCTATCTCGAAGGGCGGGAAATATCGGAGGAGAGCATAAAAAGGGCTCTGCGTTTCGGTACCATAAGTCTAAAGCTGGTTCCCATGCTTTGCGGATCGGCCCTCAAAAACAAAGGGATTCAATTGCTTTTGGATGCGGTGATCGATTACCTTCCATCTCCCTTGGACATTCCCCCTGTAAAGGGAGTCGATCCGCGCACGGGAGAGGAAGTTGTCCGCCATACCGATGCGGAGGCGCCCTTTACGGCACTGGCTTTCAAAGTGTTGGTGGACCCATACGTCGGTCGGGTCGTCTATACGAGGATATATAGCGGAAAGCTACACACCGGAATGTCGGTGCTCAATACGAACACCGGGAAGAAGGAGCGTATAGGGAGAATATTGAGGGTGCATGCCAATAAACGTGAGGACATCGAATCGGCCTTGGCCGGCACGATAGTGGCCATTCCCGGCCTTAAGAACACGAGGACGGGAGATACGCTTTGCGACGAAAAGGAACCCGTTGTATTGGAAGGGATGAACATACCCGAACCGGTCATTTCTTTGGCCATCGAACCGGCAAGCAAGGCCGACCAGGTCAAGTTGTCCAAGGGCTTGGCTGCCCTTGCAGAAGAAGACCCGACATTTAGGGTTGCCATAGATCACGAGACGGGGCAAACGATCATATCGGGTATGGGCGAGCTTCACCTGGAGATCATAGTAGATAGGCTGCGTAGGGAATTTGGAGTTGACGTCAGGGTCGGCAAGCCTCAAGTTGCCTACCGTGAAGCCATAAAAAGACCCGCCAGAGGAGAGGGCAAGTTCATACGCCAATCCGGCGGTCGCGGCCAGTACGGCCACGTGGTGTTTGAAATAGAAGCCCTCCCGGGACATAGGGGATACGAGTTTGAAGACAGGATCGTGGGGGGCGTGATCCCCAAAGAATTTATACCTGCCGTACAAAAGGGTGTAGAAGAAGCCTTAACCAGCGGTGTCGTTGGGGGATACCCAGTCATAGGCATAAAGGTTGCACTGGTGGACGGGAGTTTCCATGAAGTCGACAGCTCCGAGATGGCCTTCAAGATAGCTGCGTCTATGGCTTTCAAGGAGGCGATGAAAAAGGCAGACCCTGTTTTGATGGAACCTATTATGGAGGTGGAGGTAGTAACGCCTGAGGAATACCTCGGAGACGTTATGGGAGACCTCTCATCGCGCAGAGGGCGGATCGAGGGGATGGCCACTCGATCGGGAGCAAAGGTCGTCAAGGCGTACGTTCCTCTGTCCGAGATGTTCGGTTATGCCAGTGCACTGAGGAATAAAACCTCGGGAAGGGCTACGTTTACGATGAAATTCAGCCACTACGAAGAAGTTCCTTCCGAGGTGGCGGAAAAATTGTTAGCATCGGCATCTTAG
- the tuf gene encoding elongation factor Tu, whose product MAKAKFERMKPHLNIGTIGHIDHGKTTLTAAITRTLSTQGLADFTPFDEIDKAPEERERGITISISHVEYQTEHRHYAHIDCPGHADYIKNMITGAAQMDGAILVVSAADGPMPQTREHVLLARQVNVPSIVVFMNKVDMVDDEELLDLVEMEVRDLLSSYDFPGDEIPVIRGSALKALECGCGKRECQWCGRIWELMDACDSYIPLPERPVDQPFLMPIEDVFSITGRGTVVTGRVERGKINSGEEVEIVGMKEDKTKTVATSLEMFRKILDEAIAGDNIGILLRGIGKDDVERGQVVAKPGTITPHKHFKAEIYVLKKEEGGRHTPFFNGYKPQFYFRTTDVTGEITLPEGVEMVMPGDNANIEVKLIVPVALEKGLRFAIREGGRTVGAGVVTDILDK is encoded by the coding sequence ATGGCAAAGGCAAAGTTTGAGAGGATGAAACCACATTTAAACATAGGAACCATAGGGCACATCGACCACGGCAAGACAACCTTGACCGCCGCTATAACCAGGACCCTTTCCACCCAGGGATTGGCTGACTTCACCCCCTTCGACGAGATAGACAAGGCCCCTGAGGAGAGGGAACGCGGAATAACGATAAGCATATCCCACGTGGAGTACCAGACCGAACACAGACACTACGCCCACATAGACTGCCCCGGACACGCCGACTACATAAAGAACATGATCACCGGAGCAGCCCAGATGGACGGAGCCATATTAGTCGTATCCGCTGCCGACGGGCCCATGCCGCAGACGAGGGAACACGTCCTTTTGGCAAGGCAGGTCAACGTCCCCTCCATAGTGGTCTTCATGAACAAGGTGGACATGGTAGACGACGAGGAACTCCTCGACCTTGTCGAGATGGAAGTGAGAGACCTCCTTTCAAGCTACGACTTCCCGGGAGACGAAATCCCCGTGATAAGAGGCTCCGCCCTGAAGGCCCTGGAGTGCGGCTGCGGCAAGAGGGAGTGTCAGTGGTGCGGCAGGATATGGGAGCTCATGGACGCCTGCGACAGCTACATACCCCTTCCAGAGCGTCCCGTGGACCAACCCTTCCTCATGCCCATTGAGGACGTCTTCTCCATAACGGGACGCGGTACCGTCGTCACCGGCAGGGTCGAAAGAGGAAAGATAAACTCAGGCGAGGAAGTGGAGATCGTAGGCATGAAGGAGGACAAGACAAAGACCGTGGCCACCTCCCTTGAGATGTTCAGAAAGATCTTAGACGAGGCCATAGCGGGAGACAACATAGGAATACTCCTTCGGGGCATAGGCAAAGACGACGTGGAAAGGGGCCAGGTAGTGGCAAAACCCGGCACCATAACACCCCACAAACACTTCAAAGCCGAGATATACGTCCTGAAGAAGGAAGAAGGCGGAAGACATACCCCCTTCTTCAACGGCTACAAACCTCAGTTTTACTTCAGGACCACCGACGTCACCGGTGAGATAACCCTGCCCGAGGGCGTAGAGATGGTAATGCCCGGAGACAACGCCAACATAGAAGTGAAGCTCATAGTTCCCGTAGCCTTGGAGAAGGGCTTGAGGTTTGCCATAAGGGAAGGCGGACGTACAGTAGGTGCCGGCGTAGTAACGGACATACTGGACAAGTAA
- the rpsJ gene encoding 30S ribosomal protein S10, which produces MAQNIRIKLKAFDHRVLDASALQIAETAKRTGAKVSGPIPLPTAINKYTVLKSPHKDKDAREQFEVRTHKRLIDIVDPTQKTMEALMQLNLPSGVDIQIQL; this is translated from the coding sequence ATGGCTCAAAATATCAGGATTAAGTTGAAGGCCTTTGATCATAGGGTCCTGGATGCATCGGCGCTGCAGATTGCCGAAACAGCGAAAAGAACGGGGGCTAAGGTTTCAGGCCCCATACCATTGCCCACGGCGATCAATAAGTACACGGTTTTAAAGTCGCCTCACAAGGATAAAGATGCACGAGAGCAGTTCGAGGTGCGCACTCATAAGAGGCTTATAGATATAGTCGATCCTACGCAGAAGACCATGGAAGCGCTGATGCAGCTGAACCTCCCTTCAGGAGTAGATATACAAATACAACTGTAG
- the rplC gene encoding 50S ribosomal protein L3 — MSLGILGVKVGMTQIFDEEGQAVPVTVVEAGPCKVVALRRPEVEMYSAIVLGFGKVKAHRLNKPMLGVYKKAGIEPKRWLREFRVDDVTGYEVGQTIDVTIFEVGEVVDVAGTSKGKGFAGVMKRHGFGGGPASHGASLFHRRAGSSGASSSPSHVFKGKTMPGRMGNERVTVKNLKVVAVDKENNLLLIKGAIPGPRNGLVMVHKKEG, encoded by the coding sequence ATGAGTCTAGGGATTTTAGGTGTTAAGGTTGGAATGACCCAGATTTTCGACGAAGAGGGTCAGGCTGTGCCCGTTACCGTCGTAGAGGCAGGCCCCTGTAAGGTAGTTGCTTTAAGAAGGCCCGAAGTAGAGATGTATTCGGCCATAGTCTTGGGCTTTGGGAAGGTGAAAGCCCATAGATTGAACAAGCCCATGCTAGGCGTATATAAGAAAGCGGGGATCGAACCTAAACGATGGTTGCGGGAGTTCCGCGTAGATGACGTTACGGGTTATGAAGTTGGACAGACCATCGACGTAACTATCTTTGAAGTAGGCGAAGTCGTCGATGTTGCGGGCACCAGCAAAGGCAAAGGTTTTGCCGGTGTCATGAAAAGACACGGCTTTGGAGGCGGCCCTGCAAGTCACGGTGCTTCTCTCTTTCACAGGCGAGCCGGTTCGTCGGGAGCCAGCAGCTCTCCGAGCCATGTCTTTAAGGGCAAGACGATGCCCGGTAGGATGGGTAACGAGCGAGTGACCGTGAAAAACCTCAAAGTCGTTGCTGTCGATAAAGAAAATAATTTGCTATTGATTAAAGGAGCCATCCCAGGGCCCCGTAACGGCCTTGTTATGGTGCATAAAAAGGAGGGCTAG
- the rplD gene encoding 50S ribosomal protein L4, which translates to MPTVDVIGIDGQKVGEVALADDVFAARIHVPAMHQVVVAYLAAQRQGTHSTKTRGEVRGGGRKPWRQKHTGRARHGSIRSPLWTKGGVIHGPRPRSYDQKVNKKVKRLAIKSALSLKVKENKLILVEGIETMSPKTKDMCAFLANAQAQAKPLIVIHESLPSIYMAARNIPGTRVLHVDSINVYEILNHEHLILTKGAAQRLEEVYSA; encoded by the coding sequence ATGCCTACTGTCGATGTTATCGGAATCGATGGACAAAAGGTGGGCGAAGTTGCCCTTGCCGATGATGTTTTTGCGGCGAGAATCCACGTTCCCGCTATGCATCAGGTCGTCGTAGCCTATTTGGCAGCACAAAGGCAAGGAACGCATTCGACGAAGACCAGAGGAGAGGTGCGCGGCGGCGGAAGGAAGCCCTGGAGACAAAAACACACCGGAAGGGCAAGGCATGGAAGCATACGCTCTCCTCTTTGGACAAAGGGTGGAGTTATCCATGGTCCCAGACCGCGCTCGTACGATCAAAAGGTAAATAAAAAGGTGAAGCGGTTGGCGATTAAGAGCGCTCTGAGCCTTAAGGTTAAGGAAAATAAGCTTATTTTGGTCGAGGGAATCGAAACAATGTCGCCCAAGACGAAGGATATGTGTGCCTTTTTGGCAAACGCTCAAGCACAAGCCAAACCGTTGATCGTCATACACGAATCGTTGCCTTCAATTTATATGGCGGCGAGAAACATACCTGGAACGAGGGTGTTACATGTTGACAGCATTAACGTATACGAAATATTAAATCATGAGCACCTCATATTGACTAAAGGCGCGGCACAAAGGCTGGAGGAGGTGTACTCAGCGTGA
- the rplW gene encoding 50S ribosomal protein L23, translating into MKLTSYDIILRPVITEKSSRHMIYNKYTFEVHPSATKVEIKKAIEEIFDVKVEKVHTVNVKPKPKRLGRFLGRSRRWKKAIVTLAPGERIEFFEGVRTT; encoded by the coding sequence GTGAAATTGACTTCCTATGATATAATTTTGCGGCCAGTAATAACCGAGAAAAGCAGCCGTCATATGATATACAATAAGTATACCTTTGAAGTGCATCCGAGCGCCACTAAGGTGGAAATTAAAAAGGCAATAGAGGAGATCTTCGACGTGAAGGTCGAAAAGGTCCATACGGTAAACGTCAAGCCAAAGCCGAAGCGCCTCGGGCGTTTTTTAGGACGCTCGAGAAGGTGGAAAAAAGCGATCGTAACATTAGCGCCAGGCGAACGCATTGAGTTCTTTGAAGGCGTACGGACGACTTAA